The Gemmatimonadota bacterium genome has a segment encoding these proteins:
- a CDS encoding fumarylacetoacetate hydrolase family protein translates to MRPITLLALLAVATALPAQTVRYVRYLQNGQPTLGSIDGENIRELRGDLFNNPRPTGRSVKLSAVKLLPPVDPVKVIAVGLNYKSHLGERPAAAYPGLFAKYPTSIIAHGENIVSPPDAKNLHFEGEMVLVIGKKASKVSKEDAKSYVFGVTVGNDVSERDWQQKDLQWFRAKASDTFGPLGPWIVTGLNYDDLLLQTRLNGEVVQSQRTKDLIFNVSEIVSYISQYVTLMPGDVIYSGTPGSTKAMKPGDIVEVELEGVGILRNPVVQGK, encoded by the coding sequence ATGCGCCCGATCACGCTGCTTGCCCTCCTCGCTGTCGCCACCGCCCTGCCGGCCCAGACGGTCCGCTACGTCCGCTATCTGCAGAACGGCCAACCCACCCTGGGGAGCATCGACGGGGAAAACATCCGCGAGTTGCGCGGCGACCTGTTCAACAACCCGCGCCCAACCGGCCGCAGCGTCAAGCTGTCGGCGGTGAAGCTCCTCCCCCCGGTCGACCCGGTGAAGGTCATCGCGGTGGGCCTCAACTACAAATCCCACCTGGGCGAGCGCCCGGCGGCCGCCTACCCCGGCCTCTTCGCCAAGTACCCCACCTCGATCATCGCCCACGGCGAGAACATCGTCTCACCCCCCGACGCGAAGAACCTGCATTTCGAGGGCGAGATGGTGCTCGTCATTGGCAAGAAGGCGTCGAAGGTCTCGAAGGAAGACGCCAAGTCATACGTCTTCGGCGTCACGGTCGGCAACGACGTGAGCGAACGGGACTGGCAGCAGAAGGACCTGCAGTGGTTCCGTGCCAAGGCCAGCGACACCTTCGGACCGTTAGGCCCGTGGATTGTCACGGGGCTCAACTACGACGACCTCCTGCTCCAGACCCGCCTCAACGGCGAGGTCGTGCAGTCGCAGCGCACGAAGGACCTGATCTTCAATGTCAGCGAGATCGTCAGCTACATCTCGCAGTACGTCACCCTGATGCCGGGTGACGTGATCTACTCCGGCACCCCGGGCTCCACGAAGGCGATGAAGCCGGGTGACATTGTCGAGGTGGAGCTGGAAGGAGTCGGCATCCTCCGCAACCCCGTGGTGCAGGGGAAGTAG
- a CDS encoding arylsulfatase translates to MRIASLIAVALVACHATPPAAPPTRPNVIYMLADDLGYRELGAYGQAKIRTPHLDRMAAEGVKFTQHYSGSPVCAPSRAALLTGRHTGSGVVKDNLEFGGWGDHEENGQMPLPRGTFTLARMFQGAGYSTGAIGKWGLGGPGTEGEPNEHGFDYFFGYMDQKQAHNYYPTHLWRNGQRVALNNPYFNPHQKLTGAAGDAASYAAFKGQEYSLDVMADDALRWIRDQHGQGKPFFLYLPFTVPHLALQVPDSSLRQYEGAFDERPYPGDKSYLPHPRPFSAYAAMISQMDAHVGRVMALLRELGIDDRTLVMFSSDNGATYTGGVDAAYFQSVGELRGLKGSVYEGGIRVPLIARWPGRIPPGTTSDAVTAFWDLLPTFAEVIGVRGPSGLDGVSFMPQLLGASAPADRPALYWEYHGLWKGAQAVRLGRWKGVRLGGHEQPDAPIELYDLVADPSEVKNLAADHPDVVARVREVMQSRTPSAVTAWNFKW, encoded by the coding sequence ATGAGAATCGCCTCGCTCATTGCTGTCGCCCTTGTGGCGTGCCACGCGACGCCGCCCGCTGCTCCGCCGACGCGGCCCAACGTCATCTACATGCTGGCCGACGACCTCGGGTACCGGGAGCTGGGGGCGTACGGACAGGCGAAGATCCGCACGCCGCACCTGGACCGCATGGCGGCCGAAGGGGTGAAGTTCACCCAGCACTACTCCGGGTCCCCGGTCTGCGCGCCCTCACGTGCCGCCCTCCTGACGGGGCGGCATACCGGGAGCGGCGTCGTGAAGGACAACCTCGAGTTCGGCGGATGGGGGGACCACGAGGAAAACGGCCAGATGCCGCTCCCGCGCGGGACGTTCACCCTCGCGCGGATGTTCCAGGGAGCGGGCTACTCCACCGGCGCGATTGGCAAGTGGGGGTTAGGCGGCCCGGGAACGGAAGGCGAGCCTAACGAGCATGGCTTCGACTACTTCTTCGGGTACATGGACCAGAAGCAGGCGCACAACTACTACCCGACGCACCTGTGGCGGAACGGGCAGCGCGTGGCCCTTAACAACCCGTACTTCAACCCGCACCAGAAGCTCACCGGGGCGGCCGGCGACGCGGCAAGTTACGCCGCCTTCAAGGGACAGGAGTACTCCCTCGACGTGATGGCCGATGATGCCCTGCGCTGGATCCGCGATCAGCACGGGCAGGGGAAGCCGTTCTTCCTGTATCTCCCGTTCACCGTTCCCCACCTCGCGCTCCAGGTCCCGGACTCATCGCTCCGCCAATACGAGGGCGCCTTCGACGAACGCCCCTACCCAGGCGACAAGAGTTACCTGCCACATCCGCGGCCCTTCTCCGCCTACGCGGCAATGATTTCGCAGATGGACGCGCACGTCGGTCGCGTGATGGCGCTCCTGCGCGAACTCGGGATCGACGACCGCACCCTGGTGATGTTCTCCAGCGACAACGGGGCGACCTACACCGGTGGTGTGGATGCCGCGTACTTCCAGTCGGTGGGCGAGCTGCGGGGGTTGAAGGGATCGGTATACGAGGGCGGGATCCGTGTGCCGCTCATCGCGCGCTGGCCGGGGCGCATTCCCCCGGGCACAACGTCGGACGCCGTCACCGCCTTCTGGGACCTGCTGCCGACCTTTGCGGAGGTCATTGGCGTGCGTGGGCCGTCGGGGCTCGATGGGGTCTCGTTCATGCCCCAACTGCTTGGTGCAAGCGCACCAGCCGATCGACCCGCGCTCTACTGGGAATACCACGGCCTGTGGAAGGGCGCGCAGGCGGTGCGCCTGGGACGCTGGAAGGGCGTGCGCCTCGGCGGGCATGAACAGCCCGACGCTCCCATTGAGCTGTATGACCTGGTGGCCGATCCGTCCGAGGTGAAGAACCTCGCCGCGGATCACCCCGACGTCGTGGCCAGGGTCCGCGAGGTGATGCAGTCTCGCACTCCGTCCGCCGTCACCGCCTGGAACTTCAAGTGGTAA
- a CDS encoding DUF4345 domain-containing protein translates to MPARFTLGITGLIFVVIGVGFIAVPVSWAESVGIVLPTAMARTDLRATYGGFDLAFGLFLAACAHRPAWHAPGLYAAALALGGFGLTRLAGHVLDGPLDPFMWKLLAFELPAAALCIWLYRKESR, encoded by the coding sequence TTGCCCGCGCGCTTCACGTTAGGCATCACCGGCCTCATCTTCGTCGTCATCGGCGTGGGATTCATCGCCGTCCCCGTCTCTTGGGCCGAGTCCGTCGGTATCGTCCTGCCGACCGCCATGGCCCGGACCGACCTCCGCGCCACCTACGGAGGGTTCGACCTCGCCTTTGGCCTCTTCCTCGCCGCCTGTGCCCATCGCCCCGCCTGGCATGCGCCGGGACTCTACGCCGCTGCCCTCGCCCTCGGCGGGTTCGGTCTCACGCGACTCGCCGGACACGTCCTCGACGGGCCACTCGACCCCTTCATGTGGAAGCTGCTCGCCTTCGAGCTCCCGGCGGCTGCGCTCTGCATCTGGCTGTATCGCAAGGAATCGCGCTGA
- a CDS encoding alpha/beta hydrolase, which yields MNTRETTVDYPGGTVTALLDAPASPTMVYVLAHGAGAGKHHAFLADFAAQLVARDVAVLRYNFPYMDAGRNRVDPVEVTSAVVRAAVGRAQELVPGVPCIAGGKSFGGRMTSEAQSRDPLPEVVGLAFLGFPLHPPDKPGITRAEHLGKVRIPLLFLQGDRDEFARLELLQPVVATLPTSTLSLIPDGDHSFKVRKKLTGMGATEVMNTLAARWCEWAEAIQTG from the coding sequence ATGAATACACGCGAGACCACGGTCGACTATCCGGGTGGGACGGTGACGGCGCTCCTGGATGCGCCGGCATCCCCAACGATGGTGTACGTCCTTGCGCACGGCGCCGGGGCCGGGAAGCACCACGCCTTCCTCGCCGACTTCGCCGCGCAACTCGTCGCGCGGGATGTCGCGGTGTTGCGGTACAACTTTCCGTACATGGATGCCGGCCGGAATCGCGTCGATCCGGTGGAGGTCACCAGCGCCGTTGTGCGCGCCGCGGTCGGTCGCGCGCAGGAGTTGGTCCCCGGCGTGCCGTGCATTGCGGGTGGCAAGTCGTTTGGTGGGCGCATGACCAGCGAGGCACAGTCCCGCGATCCCCTGCCCGAGGTCGTTGGCCTCGCTTTCCTCGGGTTCCCCCTCCATCCGCCCGACAAACCGGGGATCACGCGCGCCGAGCACCTGGGGAAGGTCCGCATCCCCTTGTTGTTCCTCCAGGGGGATCGCGATGAGTTCGCGCGGCTGGAGCTCCTCCAGCCCGTGGTCGCCACCCTGCCGACATCCACGTTGTCGTTGATCCCTGACGGGGACCACTCGTTCAAGGTGCGCAAGAAGCTCACGGGCATGGGTGCGACGGAGGTGATGAACACACTCGCGGCCAGGTGGTGTGAGTGGGCCGAGGCCATACAAACCGGATAG
- a CDS encoding DUF2007 domain-containing protein, with protein MSDDIVVLETYLSEIDAGLAASILEANGIPARVLADTAGGALPSLALAFPVRLYVRREDETLARELLHTAVEHPADEGGAGT; from the coding sequence ATGTCGGACGACATCGTCGTGCTGGAGACGTACCTCAGCGAGATCGACGCCGGGTTGGCGGCGAGCATCCTGGAAGCAAACGGGATCCCCGCGCGCGTACTTGCGGACACCGCCGGCGGGGCGCTCCCGAGCCTTGCGCTCGCCTTCCCCGTGCGCCTCTACGTGCGCCGCGAGGATGAGACACTCGCGCGGGAATTGTTGCACACCGCCGTGGAGCATCCCGCGGACGAAGGGGGCGCGGGTACCTGA
- a CDS encoding SET domain-containing protein, with the protein MTNPAPTLVAQRAALIRLLQQDTWVALRPSPVEGIGVFALRDIPQGCRTMFGAPDAADDWVTVRREEVESLPEHARVLVETYCLFDEDHYFVPAHGFKRMDLSLFLNHSDTPNIASVDEGAWFEALRPIAAGEELFVDYGTIVSEPADAS; encoded by the coding sequence ATGACGAACCCGGCCCCCACCCTTGTGGCCCAACGCGCCGCGCTCATCAGGTTGCTGCAGCAGGACACCTGGGTGGCGCTCCGCCCGTCTCCCGTGGAGGGCATCGGCGTCTTCGCGCTTCGCGATATCCCCCAGGGATGCCGCACCATGTTTGGCGCGCCCGACGCGGCGGACGACTGGGTCACGGTGCGGCGCGAGGAGGTGGAGTCACTCCCGGAACACGCGCGGGTCCTCGTGGAGACGTACTGCCTGTTTGATGAAGACCACTACTTCGTCCCCGCACACGGCTTCAAGCGCATGGACCTGTCGCTCTTCCTGAACCACTCGGACACCCCGAACATTGCCTCGGTCGATGAGGGGGCGTGGTTCGAGGCACTGCGCCCCATAGCCGCGGGCGAGGAACTGTTCGTCGACTACGGAACGATCGTCAGCGAGCCGGCGGACGCCTCCTGA
- a CDS encoding FKBP-type peptidyl-prolyl cis-trans isomerase — MRLPLFILALSLGACRSSGLPKLPASVPVAAGEAKTLYTVRFIDVTTGSGKSAAPDKCLYAHYTGWLTDGKKFDSSRDTLPNGQPRTPLVFRQGARQVISGWDAGFEGMKVGGKRRLFLPYQAAYGENGRPPTIPAKATLVFDVELMDVTDAPPIPQGTPANQVRCRTWDQR, encoded by the coding sequence ATGCGACTTCCCCTGTTCATCCTCGCGCTGTCACTCGGCGCTTGCCGCTCCTCCGGCCTTCCGAAGCTTCCCGCGTCTGTCCCGGTAGCTGCCGGGGAGGCCAAGACCCTGTATACGGTCCGGTTCATCGACGTCACGACCGGTTCCGGTAAGTCGGCCGCGCCCGACAAGTGCCTCTACGCCCACTACACCGGGTGGCTCACGGATGGGAAGAAGTTCGACTCCTCTCGCGACACCTTGCCCAACGGCCAGCCGCGGACTCCGCTGGTGTTCCGACAGGGCGCGCGTCAGGTGATCTCCGGATGGGACGCCGGTTTCGAGGGGATGAAGGTCGGCGGAAAGCGTCGGCTCTTCCTGCCCTACCAGGCGGCGTACGGCGAGAACGGTCGCCCGCCCACCATTCCGGCGAAGGCGACGCTGGTCTTCGACGTCGAGCTGATGGATGTGACCGATGCGCCCCCAATCCCGCAGGGCACACCGGCCAACCAGGTGCGTTGTCGCACCTGGGACCAGCGCTAG
- a CDS encoding ankyrin repeat domain-containing protein — MRQPLELSVARPILLHDGVTSTTTDVWETLVAGHDGDLARVRRLVDHCPALATCQYDYTSPLHLAVREGHLEVVQFLVQRGGIDPAYRTHPFLESLPTVAHDRGLHAIEAFLTTSLADPALLRPKGDTARIERGHNEDQRAFQDAVDRGDYAAVEAFLRDRPFLATDPDLFWGEGVLSAPANANDRQMVDLLLRYGASVPTMSKWPKEYYVKHLDMAAHLLANGMDPNHHTWRNVTLLHDLCFKGTVEKVRLLLDHGAATDRIDDEFRSTPLGLAARQGREDVVALLLERGASVRAAGADWATPLAWARSRNHTAVVETLVLAGA; from the coding sequence ATGCGACAGCCGTTGGAGCTGAGTGTCGCGCGACCGATCTTGCTGCACGATGGTGTGACCTCGACGACCACCGACGTGTGGGAGACCTTGGTCGCCGGCCACGACGGCGACCTCGCGCGCGTCCGTCGGCTCGTCGATCACTGCCCTGCACTCGCGACCTGTCAGTACGACTACACCTCGCCGCTGCACCTTGCCGTGCGCGAGGGGCACCTTGAGGTGGTGCAATTCCTGGTGCAGCGCGGCGGCATCGATCCCGCGTACCGCACCCACCCGTTCCTCGAGTCATTGCCGACGGTGGCGCACGATCGCGGACTGCACGCGATCGAGGCGTTCCTCACGACCAGCCTCGCGGACCCGGCGCTGCTCCGCCCGAAGGGCGACACCGCACGCATCGAGCGCGGCCACAATGAGGACCAGCGGGCATTCCAGGACGCGGTCGACCGCGGTGACTACGCGGCTGTCGAGGCGTTTCTCCGCGACCGACCGTTTCTGGCCACCGACCCCGACCTCTTCTGGGGCGAAGGCGTCCTCTCCGCGCCTGCCAACGCCAACGATCGGCAGATGGTCGACCTCCTGCTGCGGTATGGCGCCTCGGTGCCCACCATGTCCAAGTGGCCAAAGGAGTACTACGTCAAGCATCTCGACATGGCTGCCCACCTGCTGGCGAACGGCATGGACCCGAACCACCACACCTGGCGCAACGTGACCCTGCTGCACGACCTGTGCTTCAAGGGCACCGTGGAGAAAGTGCGATTGTTGCTGGACCACGGGGCCGCCACGGACCGGATCGACGACGAATTCCGCTCCACTCCCCTCGGCCTGGCGGCGCGGCAGGGCCGGGAGGACGTGGTCGCACTGCTCCTGGAGCGCGGCGCCAGCGTGCGTGCCGCGGGCGCCGACTGGGCGACACCACTCGCGTGGGCGCGTTCGAGAAATCACACGGCGGTCGTCGAGACACTGGTGCTAGCCGGTGCCTGA
- a CDS encoding TetR/AcrR family transcriptional regulator, which produces MSPLRRPVRAARRVEAVASPSRLRRDREKAATRALILEAARELFTREGYAETSMRRLAETIGYTATTIYHHFKDKDALLNELCLNDFRALGEALRHMEQVSDPIARIRAMGVNYVRFALEHPQQFRFMFMVERPVPGPDEVQIDPAEDGYVFLKTAVAEAISAGLLKEDLHDVESVSQIMWGIVHGIATIHLSKGHDQHPWIELRDPMATARLACDTLMQGMLRNP; this is translated from the coding sequence ATGTCTCCCCTCAGGCGCCCCGTCCGCGCCGCCCGCCGCGTCGAGGCGGTCGCCTCACCATCCCGGCTCCGCCGCGATCGCGAGAAGGCTGCCACGCGCGCCCTGATCCTCGAGGCCGCCCGTGAGCTGTTCACGCGGGAGGGGTACGCCGAGACGTCCATGCGACGGCTGGCCGAGACAATCGGCTACACGGCGACCACGATTTACCACCACTTCAAGGACAAGGACGCGCTCCTCAACGAGCTGTGCCTGAACGACTTCCGGGCACTGGGCGAGGCACTCCGGCACATGGAGCAGGTCTCCGACCCCATTGCCCGCATCCGCGCGATGGGGGTGAATTACGTCAGATTCGCCCTGGAACACCCGCAGCAGTTCCGCTTCATGTTCATGGTGGAGCGTCCGGTGCCGGGTCCCGACGAAGTGCAGATCGATCCCGCCGAGGACGGCTACGTCTTCCTGAAGACGGCCGTCGCGGAAGCGATCTCTGCCGGCCTCCTGAAAGAGGACCTGCACGACGTCGAGTCCGTGTCCCAGATCATGTGGGGCATCGTCCATGGCATCGCCACCATCCACCTGAGCAAGGGGCACGACCAGCATCCGTGGATCGAGCTGCGGGATCCCATGGCCACGGCGCGCCTGGCCTGCGACACCCTGATGCAGGGGATGCTCCGAAACCCATGA
- the argJ gene encoding bifunctional glutamate N-acetyltransferase/amino-acid acetyltransferase ArgJ, which yields MLFHTPSRFPRGFRCASRNVGLKPSDKDLAAFVSDVDAAAAAVFTRNHFPGAPVILGREVVRGGVLRAIVANSKCSNVATGDEGVANARRMAVAGAAEFDTTPDLVLVSSTGVIGVPLPIEKIELGIVGMAAELQDDPLVGATGIMTTDSHPKTISCAVPGSEATITWVAKGAGMIEPNMATMLVYIFTDARFTAAELDEMLREAVRDSFNMLSVDTDTSTSDTCVIMANGLAGHAPRAGFSAALTQGCIRMSEIIARDGEGATRMLRVSVRGALDEGEARFVAKAINNSPLIKTMVHGADPNVGRILMAIGKCFDCTIVPDQTDAWVNGFQVVQGGRRLPFDDAVVRQSLSADEVHIEVALGVGEGQAMAFGCDLTKGYVEENAAYYSS from the coding sequence GTGCTCTTCCACACCCCATCCCGCTTTCCCCGCGGCTTTCGCTGCGCGAGCCGAAATGTAGGGCTCAAGCCGTCGGACAAGGACCTGGCGGCGTTCGTCTCCGACGTGGATGCGGCAGCGGCGGCCGTCTTCACCCGAAACCACTTCCCGGGTGCGCCTGTCATCCTGGGCCGCGAGGTCGTTCGTGGTGGGGTGCTGCGCGCCATCGTGGCGAATTCCAAGTGTTCGAACGTGGCGACCGGGGACGAAGGCGTTGCCAACGCACGGCGGATGGCGGTGGCCGGGGCGGCGGAGTTTGATACGACGCCCGATCTCGTCCTCGTTAGCTCGACCGGCGTCATTGGGGTACCGCTTCCCATCGAAAAGATCGAACTCGGGATCGTCGGGATGGCTGCGGAGCTGCAGGACGATCCCCTCGTCGGTGCGACCGGGATCATGACGACCGATTCCCATCCCAAGACGATCTCCTGCGCGGTCCCCGGGTCCGAGGCGACGATCACCTGGGTGGCCAAGGGCGCCGGGATGATCGAGCCGAACATGGCCACCATGCTCGTCTACATCTTCACCGATGCGCGATTCACGGCGGCGGAGCTCGATGAGATGTTGCGCGAGGCGGTGCGCGACTCGTTCAACATGCTCTCGGTGGATACGGACACGAGCACGTCGGACACCTGTGTGATCATGGCCAACGGGCTCGCTGGCCACGCGCCACGCGCGGGGTTTTCGGCGGCGCTCACGCAGGGATGCATCAGGATGTCGGAGATCATTGCCCGGGACGGTGAAGGGGCGACGCGGATGCTGCGCGTGAGCGTGCGTGGCGCGCTGGACGAAGGCGAGGCACGTTTCGTCGCCAAGGCGATCAACAACTCGCCGCTGATCAAGACGATGGTGCACGGCGCCGATCCCAACGTGGGCCGCATCCTGATGGCGATCGGCAAGTGCTTCGACTGCACGATCGTTCCCGACCAGACCGATGCGTGGGTCAACGGGTTCCAGGTGGTGCAGGGCGGACGACGCCTGCCCTTCGATGATGCGGTCGTCCGCCAGTCGCTTTCGGCGGACGAAGTGCACATCGAGGTCGCGTTAGGCGTGGGAGAGGGGCAGGCGATGGCGTTCGGGTGCGACCTGACGAAGGGGTACGTGGAGGAGAATGCGGCGTACTACAGCTCCTGA
- a CDS encoding S9 family peptidase has translation MRRLTLLGLSTLAFASSLAAQAPKLINLRDMLARPTYGGYQISPDGRMVLFTRTDRDPKDWAATSHIWLHELQGGRTYQLTNSARGESNPRFLPDGRIAFTSNRETRTAWYVINPGGGEAVKLVEGDSIPTGGQFSADGTRLVYTETTERPDKKEWDDKVKKKDDGYYAEKKLTYTHVWMFDLATRTKKQLTKGEFDHNGPAFSPDAKWVVYSSNRSNLTIRDANWSNNSDLYLVSTDGGEPRQLTTNPGPDNGPRFSPDGQWIAYASSDRRNSSADQTDVKVISTQGGEPRNLTADLDYSVADIDWSPDGKTLYFSTAEGLTSKLYKVSPNGGKPQEVSFGKDFVYGNFSATADGAKWVVTGGTLSDPGIVYVTGTDGAQPTRILAQHNALDGFRVARAEPLTWKGADNWDIEGILTYPLDYQPGQRVPLVLQVHGGPHGRFSANFNQSAQTWAARGYAVLQGNPRGSSGRTLAFSNANTNDWGGKDFTDLMKGVDRVIAMGVADSSRMAVMGGSYGGFMTFWTITQTNRFKAAIGHAGISDWYSFFGQTDIPNLLEFGFGGLPSASKVTYERWSPIEHAAKVTTPLLITHGENDLRVPIPQADEYYRLLKKLGKTVEFLRYPREGHGITEPMHRLHLEVEQDKWFSEYVLKRTKAVS, from the coding sequence ATGCGCCGCCTGACCCTCCTCGGCCTCTCGACCCTCGCCTTCGCCAGTTCCCTCGCGGCGCAGGCGCCCAAGCTCATCAACCTGCGCGACATGCTCGCGCGCCCGACCTACGGCGGCTACCAGATCTCGCCGGATGGCCGGATGGTGCTGTTCACGCGCACCGACCGCGACCCCAAGGATTGGGCGGCCACCTCCCACATTTGGCTGCACGAACTCCAGGGAGGCCGCACCTACCAGCTCACCAACTCGGCGCGTGGCGAGAGCAATCCGCGGTTCCTTCCCGATGGGCGCATCGCCTTCACATCCAATCGCGAGACTCGCACCGCCTGGTATGTCATCAACCCGGGAGGCGGCGAGGCCGTCAAGCTCGTGGAGGGCGACAGCATCCCGACCGGCGGCCAGTTCTCCGCGGACGGCACGCGCCTGGTCTACACCGAAACCACCGAGCGACCGGACAAGAAGGAATGGGACGACAAGGTCAAGAAGAAGGACGACGGGTACTACGCCGAGAAGAAGCTGACGTACACGCACGTGTGGATGTTTGACTTGGCCACGCGCACGAAGAAACAGCTGACCAAGGGCGAGTTCGACCACAACGGCCCGGCGTTCTCCCCGGATGCGAAGTGGGTGGTGTACTCGAGCAATCGCAGCAATCTCACCATCCGCGACGCCAACTGGAGCAACAACAGCGACCTGTACCTGGTCTCCACCGATGGTGGTGAGCCCCGCCAGCTGACGACGAACCCCGGCCCGGACAATGGTCCGCGGTTTTCACCTGATGGGCAGTGGATCGCCTACGCGTCCAGCGATCGTCGCAACTCCTCGGCCGACCAGACGGACGTGAAGGTGATCAGCACGCAGGGCGGCGAGCCGCGCAACCTCACGGCGGACCTCGACTACTCGGTGGCAGACATTGACTGGTCGCCCGACGGCAAAACCCTCTACTTCTCGACAGCCGAAGGATTGACGTCGAAGCTCTACAAGGTGTCGCCCAATGGAGGAAAGCCGCAGGAGGTCTCGTTTGGCAAGGACTTCGTCTACGGGAACTTCAGTGCGACGGCCGATGGCGCGAAGTGGGTCGTCACCGGGGGGACGCTGTCTGATCCCGGAATCGTGTATGTGACCGGAACCGACGGCGCCCAACCGACGCGCATCCTCGCCCAACACAACGCCCTAGACGGCTTCCGCGTCGCGCGCGCGGAGCCGTTGACCTGGAAGGGGGCAGACAACTGGGACATCGAGGGGATCCTGACGTATCCGCTCGACTATCAGCCCGGCCAGCGCGTCCCGTTGGTCCTGCAGGTGCACGGCGGGCCACACGGGCGGTTCAGCGCCAACTTCAACCAGAGCGCGCAGACCTGGGCGGCGCGCGGTTACGCAGTCCTGCAAGGGAACCCGCGTGGCTCCTCCGGGCGGACGCTCGCGTTCAGCAATGCCAACACGAATGACTGGGGCGGCAAGGACTTCACCGACCTGATGAAGGGCGTGGACCGCGTGATTGCCATGGGGGTGGCCGACTCCTCGCGCATGGCGGTGATGGGCGGGAGTTACGGCGGGTTCATGACCTTCTGGACGATCACCCAGACCAACCGCTTTAAGGCGGCCATCGGCCATGCCGGCATCTCCGACTGGTATTCCTTCTTTGGTCAGACGGACATCCCGAACCTGCTGGAGTTCGGCTTTGGGGGGCTCCCGTCGGCGAGCAAGGTGACGTATGAGCGCTGGTCGCCGATCGAGCATGCCGCGAAGGTGACGACGCCGCTGCTGATCACGCACGGGGAGAACGACCTGCGGGTGCCGATCCCGCAGGCCGACGAGTACTACCGGCTGCTCAAGAAGCTCGGCAAGACCGTGGAATTCCTCCGGTATCCACGCGAAGGGCACGGCATCACCGAGCCCATGCATCGGCTCCACCTCGAGGTGGAGCAGGACAAGTGGTTCTCGGAGTACGTGCTCAAGCGGACCAAGGCGGTGAGCTGA